The following proteins are co-located in the Desulfoscipio sp. XC116 genome:
- a CDS encoding recombinase family protein, which translates to MEIIEIPVKPKEFFSIPKLKVAAYCRVSKNTEELLNSLDIQKQHYESLITSNPFWENAGIFTDIASGRNMKARSDFQKMLKACHKGKINIILTKSVSRFGRNTLDALKILDKLRELGIDV; encoded by the coding sequence GTGGAGATCATTGAAATTCCAGTAAAACCGAAAGAGTTTTTTTCTATTCCAAAACTGAAGGTAGCCGCATATTGCCGGGTTAGCAAGAATACCGAAGAACTGCTCAACAGCTTGGATATCCAAAAACAACATTACGAATCCTTGATCACCAGTAACCCATTCTGGGAAAACGCAGGTATCTTCACAGATATTGCCAGTGGCAGAAATATGAAGGCGCGAAGCGACTTCCAGAAGATGTTGAAAGCCTGCCACAAAGGCAAGATCAACATTATCCTGACCAAATCCGTCAGCCGTTTCGGAAGAAATACATTGGATGCCCTTAAAATACTGGATAAGCTGCGTGAGCTTGGAATTGACGTATAG
- a CDS encoding HipA domain-containing protein: MIDFTSCEVNKFRAYGGANGNKINILYKGSSYMLKFPPVPSRNKAMSYTNGCISEYLACHIFACLGFRTQETLLGTYTDSRGKEKVVVACGDFTEGGKKLMEFAHLKNTCISSEQNGYGKELSSIQQAIDEQTLLPQDQLRDFFWDMFIADALLGNFDRHNGNWGILVDEQSKTAEIAPVYDCGSCLYPQLAASHMEAVLNSEDELDKRIYVFPASSIEENGKKISYFEFISSLKNPDCTAALKRVSARIDMERIRALINKTPTLLPIQKEFYTVIISERKVKILDYSMEQLMKLERQEPEQEGLENQGQQFSM; the protein is encoded by the coding sequence ATGATTGATTTTACCTCATGTGAAGTAAATAAATTCAGAGCCTACGGCGGGGCAAACGGAAATAAAATCAATATTTTGTATAAGGGCAGCAGCTACATGCTGAAATTTCCTCCTGTTCCCAGCCGTAATAAAGCAATGAGCTACACTAACGGCTGTATCAGTGAATACCTCGCCTGCCATATCTTTGCCTGCCTCGGATTTAGGACCCAGGAAACCCTGCTGGGAACCTATACTGATTCGCGCGGAAAAGAAAAAGTAGTCGTAGCCTGCGGCGATTTTACCGAGGGCGGCAAAAAACTCATGGAGTTTGCCCATCTGAAGAATACCTGTATCAGTAGTGAACAGAATGGATATGGAAAGGAACTCTCCTCCATCCAGCAGGCAATTGACGAACAGACTCTTCTGCCACAGGATCAGCTTCGGGATTTTTTCTGGGATATGTTTATTGCCGATGCACTGCTCGGCAATTTTGACAGGCACAATGGCAATTGGGGTATTCTTGTGGATGAGCAGTCTAAGACGGCTGAAATTGCTCCGGTTTACGATTGCGGCTCCTGCCTCTACCCGCAGCTTGCTGCCAGCCATATGGAAGCTGTCCTGAATAGTGAAGATGAGCTCGACAAGCGCATCTATGTCTTTCCTGCTTCATCTATTGAGGAAAACGGAAAGAAAATATCCTACTTTGAATTTATCTCTTCTCTGAAAAATCCGGACTGCACGGCGGCGCTTAAAAGAGTTTCTGCGCGGATTGATATGGAGAGAATACGGGCGCTCATTAATAAAACACCGACACTGCTTCCAATACAAAAGGAATTCTACACGGTGATCATTTCAGAGCGAAAGGTAAAAATTCTTGATTACAGTATGGAACAACTCATGAAGTTGGAAAGACAGGAACCGGAGCAAGAGGGATTGGAAAACCAGGGACAGCAGTTTTCTATGTGA
- a CDS encoding DDE-type integrase/transposase/recombinase produces the protein MKDQQKAEEIAAQRMQLLSPLLADGLDAAKIREIKKDICQQTGLSERTLRRYLAQYRAVGFRGLKPKGKGRQTEEAIPSNILTQAILLRREVPGRSIAQIIQIMEWEGLIQEGRIKRSTLQEKLAEKGYSTRQMRMYSDSGVAARRFQKKHRNQLVHSDIKYGPYLPIGKDGAKKQVYLVTFIDDATRFVLHGEFYPTLDQVIVEDCFRKAIHKYGVPEAVYFDNGSQYRTKWMHRTCSKLGTRLVFAKPYSPEATGKVERFNRVVDAFLGEAKLEKPQSLDKLNELFWVWLEECYHNKPHSGLDGSASPHAAYRSDNKALRYLDPQTIANAFLHCEKRKVDKAGCISFNGNKYEVGLPFIGCKVQVIYDPANITELTIEYEGHAPWTARQLVIGQRAGKRPPLPEHLQPKPAESSRLLAAAALKNQQRKEQQAPAISFRAVNKEDNSHV, from the coding sequence ATGAAAGACCAACAAAAGGCCGAAGAGATTGCCGCTCAGCGGATGCAACTACTATCCCCGCTGCTAGCGGACGGGCTTGATGCGGCCAAAATCAGGGAAATTAAGAAAGATATCTGCCAGCAGACCGGACTATCCGAGCGTACGCTGCGCAGATACCTGGCCCAGTACCGGGCAGTCGGCTTTAGGGGACTAAAACCTAAAGGCAAAGGCCGGCAAACCGAAGAAGCTATACCATCAAATATCCTAACTCAGGCCATCCTGTTGCGTCGTGAGGTGCCCGGTCGCAGCATCGCTCAGATCATTCAGATTATGGAATGGGAAGGGCTGATCCAGGAAGGGCGGATTAAACGCAGCACCCTGCAGGAGAAGTTGGCCGAGAAAGGCTACAGCACAAGACAGATGCGCATGTACTCCGACAGCGGCGTGGCGGCTCGGCGATTCCAAAAGAAGCACCGCAACCAGCTCGTACATTCCGACATCAAATACGGCCCCTACCTGCCAATCGGCAAGGATGGCGCTAAAAAGCAGGTCTACCTGGTCACCTTCATCGACGATGCCACCCGCTTTGTGCTGCACGGCGAGTTCTACCCGACGCTGGATCAGGTCATTGTAGAAGATTGCTTCCGTAAAGCGATTCACAAATACGGAGTTCCCGAAGCGGTATATTTCGACAACGGTAGCCAGTATCGCACTAAATGGATGCATCGCACCTGCAGCAAATTAGGCACCCGGCTAGTATTTGCAAAACCGTACTCTCCGGAGGCAACCGGTAAAGTAGAAAGGTTTAACCGGGTGGTGGACGCCTTCTTAGGCGAGGCCAAACTGGAAAAACCACAATCGCTGGACAAGTTAAATGAGCTGTTTTGGGTCTGGCTGGAGGAGTGCTACCACAACAAGCCGCATTCCGGGCTAGATGGTAGCGCCAGCCCGCATGCTGCCTACCGCAGTGACAACAAGGCACTAAGGTATTTGGATCCACAAACCATCGCTAACGCCTTTTTGCACTGTGAAAAACGGAAAGTGGACAAGGCTGGCTGCATCAGCTTTAACGGCAATAAGTACGAAGTCGGGCTGCCGTTTATCGGGTGTAAAGTGCAAGTCATCTACGACCCCGCTAACATCACTGAACTGACTATTGAATATGAAGGGCACGCACCCTGGACAGCTAGGCAGTTAGTAATCGGCCAGCGAGCCGGGAAACGCCCCCCGCTGCCGGAACACCTGCAGCCCAAGCCCGCCGAATCGTCGCGACTCCTGGCTGCAGCCGCCCTGAAAAACCAGCAGCGTAAAGAGCAGCAGGCTCCAGCCATTTCTTTTAGAGCCGTGAACAAGGAGGATAACAGTCATGTTTGA
- a CDS encoding HNH endonuclease produces MAHKNIFERQSKVELLLDEGELTYSEIKKQLSMEFNCSKSAIHADVIYFRTRGLSETIFQNKSIRKFIRERDCYTCQYCGVITKINGIVEHIIPAYERGVAKPYNLVYACQKCNTLKRRQVWIPMNFDIITKNNPEWKEKVLLGALKDFRK; encoded by the coding sequence ATGGCACATAAAAATATTTTTGAAAGACAATCAAAGGTTGAATTGTTACTGGACGAAGGAGAATTAACTTATTCTGAAATTAAGAAACAACTTTCTATGGAGTTTAATTGTTCCAAAAGTGCCATACATGCAGACGTTATATATTTTCGTACTAGGGGCTTATCTGAAACTATTTTTCAGAATAAAAGTATTCGTAAATTTATACGTGAAAGAGATTGTTACACTTGTCAATACTGTGGGGTTATAACAAAAATCAATGGTATTGTTGAGCATATAATTCCTGCATATGAAAGGGGTGTTGCTAAGCCATATAACCTGGTTTATGCTTGCCAAAAATGTAACACTTTGAAACGAAGACAAGTTTGGATTCCTATGAATTTCGATATTATTACAAAAAATAATCCTGAATGGAAAGAAAAAGTATTATTAGGAGCATTAAAGGATTTTAGAAAATAA
- a CDS encoding helix-turn-helix transcriptional regulator, protein MTIQQIMQDMQISRYRLSKISAIPWATLADIYSGKTHLDRCGAGTLFKLSKALGLSIEELLALETEPTKSMADGKPNSKTYLETELSGSIQKAIKEYLQGEKEQVLHIDCLWDELYGAINADLWSDLITEEQAGYLREKYLGLGGKEDGIYD, encoded by the coding sequence ATGACAATACAACAGATTATGCAGGATATGCAGATATCCCGCTACCGTTTATCAAAAATCAGCGCAATTCCGTGGGCAACGCTTGCAGATATTTATTCTGGAAAAACCCATCTGGATCGTTGCGGTGCGGGGACGCTTTTCAAGCTGTCCAAAGCACTCGGCCTTTCCATTGAAGAACTGTTGGCACTCGAAACAGAGCCGACAAAAAGCATGGCAGATGGGAAACCGAATAGCAAAACGTATCTGGAAACCGAATTGTCCGGGAGTATCCAAAAAGCAATTAAAGAATACTTGCAAGGTGAGAAGGAGCAGGTGCTGCACATTGACTGCCTATGGGATGAGTTATATGGAGCCATTAATGCCGACCTTTGGTCAGACTTAATTACGGAGGAACAGGCAGGCTACCTGCGTGAGAAATATCTTGGTTTAGGCGGAAAGGAGGATGGTATTTATGATTGA
- a CDS encoding recombinase family protein yields MIFMLYLNGFSLNRIAKELKTLAIPSPNGKETWSSQTLNRILSNEKYAGNVLLQKSYIKDYISGKQIKNTGQREQYYITNHHTAIISQVEFDKVQQEKKQRSNISCTEQGKQVHSRTRYSSDPISGLLVCSECGSSYRRITRNTFEGKEIVWRCASRVEHGKKYCKNSPTVSQQQLENVLFKAFGVFPPDHELLRKVVQQITVTPDDLRVGLAEMDDITRSIFLRRQEYQLCQAYLSGDTKALEYLFEWNYPLLIRYVFHISHRSFLKEEDKEDVIQNTALKSIQCIASYNGNYRFWAWLKMIAYHEFCRIIKNIRRYSCEISMEYFEWKRYEGRDDFAQ; encoded by the coding sequence ATGATTTTCATGCTCTACCTAAATGGATTTAGCCTGAATCGAATTGCCAAAGAATTGAAAACTCTGGCTATTCCATCTCCTAACGGGAAAGAGACATGGAGCAGCCAGACACTGAATCGGATACTCTCCAATGAAAAGTATGCCGGGAACGTACTGCTTCAGAAATCCTATATCAAGGATTATATCTCAGGAAAACAGATTAAGAACACAGGACAGCGTGAGCAGTATTATATCACTAATCATCATACTGCCATCATTTCTCAGGTTGAATTTGATAAGGTGCAACAGGAGAAAAAGCAGCGCAGTAATATATCCTGCACGGAGCAAGGCAAGCAAGTACATTCCAGGACGAGATACAGCAGCGATCCTATTTCCGGATTGCTAGTTTGTTCGGAATGCGGCAGCTCATACAGGAGGATTACCCGTAACACCTTTGAAGGGAAAGAAATTGTCTGGCGCTGTGCAAGCCGTGTGGAGCATGGAAAGAAATACTGCAAAAACTCTCCGACAGTTTCACAACAACAGTTGGAGAATGTTTTATTTAAAGCGTTTGGCGTATTCCCGCCGGATCACGAATTGCTCCGAAAGGTGGTTCAACAGATAACGGTCACACCGGATGATTTACGCGTTGGCCTGGCTGAGATGGACGATATAACCAGATCCATATTCCTGCGCAGGCAGGAATATCAGCTTTGCCAGGCGTATCTGTCTGGTGATACAAAAGCATTGGAATACTTATTTGAGTGGAATTATCCACTTCTGATAAGATATGTTTTCCATATCAGCCACCGGTCATTTCTGAAAGAGGAAGATAAGGAGGATGTGATCCAAAACACAGCGCTTAAATCTATCCAATGCATTGCCTCCTATAACGGCAACTACCGGTTTTGGGCGTGGCTGAAGATGATCGCATATCATGAGTTCTGCCGTATAATTAAAAATATCAGGAGATATTCCTGCGAAATATCGATGGAATACTTTGAGTGGAAACGGTATGAGGGGCGGGATGATTTCGCTCAATAG
- a CDS encoding ABC transporter permease encodes MLAIIKITFREALGRKVVLISLILAAAFLGLYGTGVHYTAKDLASHPNPMLAQVIYPQILSFGLYFGGFIVSFLAIFSAAGAIASEIESGIIQTIIPKPVRRYEILLGKFVGISLFMVLYAAVFFAVISMLMHFKTGFELTGQWHALALFALQPIVLLAVTLCGSILLPTIANGIVMFMLYALAVIGGVVEQIGWLINSTVLQQTGIVASLIMPVDALYRKIVHLLISPSNNPLQAIQQMGPFGSMSEPSVWMVVYAMLYVVFFTGLAVYLFGKRDI; translated from the coding sequence ATGCTGGCGATTATTAAAATTACTTTCCGCGAGGCGCTGGGCCGCAAGGTAGTACTTATATCGCTCATCCTGGCCGCCGCTTTTTTGGGATTATACGGCACCGGAGTACATTATACTGCCAAAGACCTGGCCAGCCACCCCAACCCCATGCTGGCGCAGGTAATTTATCCGCAGATACTGTCCTTCGGTCTTTATTTCGGCGGCTTTATAGTATCATTTTTAGCCATTTTTTCCGCTGCCGGCGCAATAGCTTCCGAAATTGAAAGCGGCATTATTCAAACCATTATTCCCAAGCCTGTGCGACGCTATGAAATATTGCTGGGCAAATTCGTTGGTATTAGTCTATTTATGGTCCTGTATGCTGCAGTTTTTTTTGCGGTTATTTCCATGCTGATGCACTTTAAAACCGGCTTTGAGTTAACCGGGCAATGGCACGCCCTGGCACTGTTTGCCCTGCAGCCCATAGTATTATTGGCGGTAACATTATGCGGCTCCATATTGCTGCCTACCATTGCCAACGGTATAGTGATGTTTATGCTGTATGCGCTGGCTGTAATCGGTGGTGTGGTAGAGCAAATCGGCTGGCTGATCAACAGCACCGTTTTGCAGCAGACCGGCATAGTGGCCAGTTTAATTATGCCCGTTGATGCCCTGTATCGCAAAATAGTCCACCTGCTCATAAGTCCATCCAATAACCCGCTTCAGGCCATCCAGCAGATGGGGCCATTTGGCAGTATGTCGGAACCAAGCGTTTGGATGGTGGTTTATGCAATGCTGTATGTGGTTTTTTTTACTGGTTTAGCCGTATATCTCTTCGGTAAAAGGGATATTTAA
- a CDS encoding AAA family ATPase, with product MSTLNRFQLIGLYGFRNIDIPIKDNTFIFVGENGLGKTTLLKYMFTVLSGAYFQLPPHEFEKIIVTIDNRDYELSYDEVHTNDNIEFNSQIIRVLPPPIRHELMDLKANRSIVTKQDIIYACQRIGYPAEKILDRLNRQLQTEQASLFDEKQELLTKIPEALDARVLYLPTYRRIEEDLPHVIKGRYSFTKEGNEKRYLYEEYSDIESNSYIELVEFGMQDVKDKIEKRCSELSRFSESRFKDLAYMNLGDVIDKKYLSSNYTTDSITEADIKKFELCLSRNSKEMLSEKQVSTLIKIISKGDFNSEDTHSQILLYYFKNLLLLQSDLENKEQSIINFCNMCNNYFESSDKKVCYDISTFKVQVLKERSHKCDPIDMSDLSSGEKQIVSLFSHLFLAEHKNFFVIIDEPELSLSVLWQKHFLKDIRKSALCMGLIAATHSPFIYDNDLLEYTHSLAECIEEVE from the coding sequence ATGAGTACTTTAAATAGGTTTCAGCTCATTGGATTATATGGCTTTAGAAATATTGATATCCCCATAAAAGATAATACTTTCATTTTTGTAGGTGAAAATGGACTTGGCAAAACAACACTGCTTAAATATATGTTTACTGTTTTGTCAGGAGCCTATTTTCAGTTACCACCCCATGAGTTTGAAAAGATAATTGTTACTATTGATAATAGAGATTACGAGTTGTCATACGACGAAGTACACACGAATGATAATATTGAATTCAATTCTCAAATTATTAGAGTTTTACCGCCACCAATAAGGCATGAATTGATGGATTTAAAGGCAAATCGCTCTATTGTCACAAAGCAAGATATTATTTATGCTTGCCAAAGAATTGGATATCCTGCTGAAAAAATTCTTGATCGGTTAAACAGGCAATTACAAACAGAGCAGGCAAGTCTGTTTGATGAAAAGCAAGAATTATTAACAAAGATTCCGGAAGCATTAGATGCTAGAGTATTATATTTGCCGACTTATAGAAGAATTGAAGAAGACTTACCTCATGTAATAAAGGGTAGATACTCATTTACAAAAGAGGGAAACGAAAAAAGATATTTATACGAAGAATATAGTGACATTGAATCCAATAGTTATATTGAGCTAGTTGAATTTGGAATGCAGGATGTCAAGGATAAAATAGAGAAAAGATGCTCGGAATTGAGTAGGTTTTCAGAAAGCAGATTTAAGGATTTGGCATATATGAATCTTGGAGATGTAATAGATAAAAAATATCTCTCCTCCAACTATACTACTGATTCTATCACTGAGGCCGATATTAAGAAATTCGAGCTTTGCCTTTCAAGAAATAGTAAGGAAATGCTTTCGGAAAAACAAGTAAGTACTTTGATTAAGATTATATCTAAGGGTGACTTTAATTCAGAAGATACCCATAGTCAAATTTTACTGTATTATTTCAAAAATTTGTTATTGCTGCAAAGTGATTTAGAGAATAAGGAACAGAGCATTATTAATTTTTGTAATATGTGTAATAATTATTTTGAGTCTTCAGACAAAAAAGTTTGCTATGATATATCAACATTTAAGGTACAGGTTTTAAAAGAACGCAGTCATAAATGTGACCCGATAGACATGAGCGATTTATCCTCAGGTGAAAAGCAAATAGTCTCGTTATTCAGCCATTTATTTTTAGCAGAACATAAGAATTTCTTCGTTATTATCGACGAACCCGAGTTGTCTCTATCGGTTCTCTGGCAAAAACATTTTTTGAAGGATATAAGAAAAAGTGCATTATGCATGGGATTAATTGCAGCAACTCATTCTCCATTTATTTATGATAATGATCTATTAGAGTATACTCATAGTTTAGCTGAATGTATTGAGGAGGTTGAATAA
- a CDS encoding recombinase family protein, with amino-acid sequence MFRNELIKAGIQKSFETGTSKIADRICYGYSKTSDGGLTINKKEAQIVLFIFDRYLSGESLGKIADTLTEKKVASPSGKDKWSRKVVDGLLSNEKYVGQVLLQKTIIQDDQQVKNNIDSRYLLTDHHPAIISKDIFDAVQAEKARRSNLKTTESGSQRKATKYNSGNVLSGLLICEECGSPYRRITRSGGEVVWRCANRVEHGKAYCKDSVTVTDEAVKEYMCGALDMPGFDEQTVRNSVNFITVRHEGSFEITCKKEPVLSMTL; translated from the coding sequence ATGTTTAGAAATGAATTGATTAAAGCCGGTATTCAAAAATCCTTTGAAACTGGAACGTCCAAAATAGCCGATAGGATCTGCTACGGCTATTCAAAAACTTCCGATGGAGGTTTGACTATCAATAAAAAGGAAGCTCAAATCGTCCTTTTCATCTTTGACCGTTATCTCTCCGGTGAAAGTTTGGGAAAAATTGCTGATACACTGACGGAAAAGAAAGTAGCCTCTCCATCCGGCAAGGACAAGTGGAGCCGCAAGGTCGTAGACGGACTGTTGTCCAATGAAAAGTATGTCGGACAGGTCCTACTCCAAAAAACTATCATCCAAGATGATCAGCAAGTTAAAAATAATATTGACTCAAGGTATCTACTTACGGACCATCACCCGGCCATCATTTCCAAGGATATCTTTGATGCTGTACAGGCAGAAAAAGCAAGACGCTCCAATCTTAAAACAACAGAATCCGGTTCACAGAGAAAGGCCACGAAGTACAATTCTGGTAATGTACTCAGTGGCCTTTTGATTTGTGAGGAATGCGGCAGCCCTTACCGCAGGATCACTCGTTCCGGCGGTGAGGTCGTCTGGCGTTGTGCCAATCGTGTAGAGCATGGAAAAGCATATTGCAAAGATTCCGTGACTGTCACCGATGAAGCCGTAAAAGAATATATGTGCGGGGCATTGGATATGCCGGGCTTTGACGAACAGACTGTACGGAACAGTGTAAATTTCATCACAGTCAGGCATGAGGGGAGCTTTGAAATCACCTGCAAGAAGGAACCGGTTTTATCCATGACCTTGTAA
- a CDS encoding DUF4435 domain-containing protein, with product MSMLEIQRSALEEVIVPYHTFLMSQSKSKKRLYGFVEGKDDPSYYQGRIISQIRNDEWEVILIEAGHPKGNKNRVLRLLNIIDWNRFSPKQTTFFVDRDLSDFLDDLPQNDNLYITDEYSIENNIVTVHTLKRALIELFNIHLVDYEFDIVVKFFEQGIQKIAYVAEIITCYYLFLRKKGLTPSLGDIDISEIIRVNKCIVDVKSLEAIKRYIKTKWCYDYDELCIKEIQEDFSEKNKGYKYVRGKYLMWYFIKFINSFCCTCNEIIPSMDKPITGYRELSEKYAIQDLGPRSKTPCSLNEFIERTYMYYIKEFAQCS from the coding sequence ATGTCTATGTTGGAAATTCAACGTTCAGCCTTAGAAGAAGTAATCGTACCATACCACACTTTTTTAATGTCCCAGTCAAAATCTAAAAAAAGATTATATGGATTTGTGGAAGGGAAAGATGACCCCTCATATTATCAAGGTCGAATTATCTCACAAATTCGCAATGATGAGTGGGAAGTTATTCTGATTGAAGCTGGACATCCCAAAGGAAATAAAAATCGAGTTTTGCGACTGCTGAACATAATTGACTGGAACAGATTCTCGCCAAAACAAACTACTTTTTTTGTTGATCGAGATTTAAGCGATTTTCTAGATGACTTACCTCAAAATGATAACCTGTACATTACCGATGAGTATTCAATAGAAAATAATATTGTTACAGTACATACGCTCAAAAGAGCATTGATAGAATTGTTTAATATTCATCTTGTTGATTATGAGTTTGACATTGTTGTTAAATTTTTTGAACAGGGGATTCAAAAGATAGCATATGTAGCAGAAATAATAACATGCTACTATTTGTTTTTAAGAAAAAAGGGATTAACCCCCAGTCTTGGAGATATAGATATTAGTGAAATAATTCGAGTTAACAAATGCATAGTGGATGTAAAATCATTAGAGGCCATTAAGAGATACATTAAAACAAAATGGTGTTACGATTATGACGAGCTATGTATTAAAGAAATACAAGAGGATTTTTCTGAGAAAAATAAAGGTTATAAGTATGTCAGAGGTAAATACCTTATGTGGTATTTTATTAAATTCATAAATTCGTTTTGCTGTACTTGCAATGAAATTATTCCCAGTATGGACAAGCCTATCACCGGATACAGGGAATTAAGCGAGAAGTATGCTATACAGGATCTTGGCCCCCGTTCAAAAACGCCCTGTTCTTTAAACGAGTTTATTGAACGTACATATATGTACTACATAAAAGAATTCGCTCAATGTTCTTAA
- a CDS encoding DUF6431 domain-containing protein, which produces MGSRQRKYINGLGDQIVLIIRRLRCEHCRRIHHELPDILVPYKRHSRKSIEAVIAGDTALTVTADESTLGRWRSWFSEMYYHFLGCLASIATLLGNQSVKESSCLSQSALTRIWDYVGNATGWLARVVRSVANTNCWVHTRSAFPS; this is translated from the coding sequence ATCGGCAGCCGGCAACGCAAGTACATAAATGGCCTTGGCGATCAGATCGTGCTCATCATTCGCCGGCTCCGTTGTGAACACTGCCGTCGGATCCATCACGAACTTCCGGATATACTCGTCCCGTACAAACGCCACAGCAGAAAAAGCATTGAGGCGGTCATAGCCGGAGACACCGCACTGACCGTCACCGCTGACGAATCCACATTAGGCCGTTGGCGCAGTTGGTTTAGTGAAATGTATTATCACTTCCTGGGTTGCCTGGCCTCCATCGCTACCTTACTCGGTAACCAATCTGTGAAAGAATCGTCCTGTCTTTCCCAGTCTGCGCTCACAAGGATTTGGGACTATGTTGGCAACGCCACCGGCTGGCTGGCCAGAGTTGTCCGATCAGTGGCAAACACAAATTGTTGGGTACATACCCGTTCTGCATTCCCGTCCTGA
- a CDS encoding AAA family ATPase — protein sequence MFESFYGLSKTPFSRDIPTDQLYQSLMLDETLGRLEYAARRQLFAVVTGDCGTGKTTTIRLFKASLNPAMFMVMYLADSKLTPRHFYKGLLEQLGCEAKFYRGDAKRQLHREVELMRGIQQLQPVVIVDEAHLLDKEMLEEVRFLLNFKMDAQSPMALILVGQSELWDKFQLQAYAAIRQRIDLQCKLPHLDRSQVGEYINRHLAYAGAEHDIFSDNAVDQVFRYSSGAVRLVNKVCTHCLLYGAQNGRRIIDDHMVKLVIQGELL from the coding sequence ATGTTTGAATCCTTCTACGGCCTGTCTAAAACACCGTTCTCCCGGGACATCCCAACGGATCAGTTGTACCAATCGCTGATGCTAGATGAGACACTGGGCCGATTGGAATATGCCGCCCGTAGGCAACTTTTCGCCGTGGTTACCGGTGACTGCGGTACCGGTAAAACAACCACCATCCGCCTGTTCAAGGCCTCTTTAAATCCGGCCATGTTCATGGTGATGTATCTGGCGGACTCCAAACTTACCCCCCGGCATTTCTACAAGGGCCTATTGGAACAGCTAGGCTGTGAAGCCAAGTTTTATCGCGGCGACGCCAAGCGCCAGTTGCACCGGGAAGTCGAACTCATGCGCGGTATTCAGCAACTGCAGCCGGTTGTTATCGTAGACGAAGCGCATCTTTTGGACAAAGAAATGCTGGAAGAGGTACGATTCTTGTTGAACTTTAAAATGGATGCCCAAAGTCCTATGGCCCTGATCTTGGTGGGTCAGAGCGAACTGTGGGATAAGTTCCAGCTTCAAGCGTACGCCGCCATCCGCCAACGGATCGACCTGCAGTGTAAACTGCCGCACCTGGACCGTTCCCAAGTCGGGGAATATATTAATCGGCACCTGGCTTATGCCGGCGCCGAACACGATATCTTTTCAGATAATGCGGTTGATCAGGTGTTCCGGTATTCCAGCGGTGCAGTCAGGCTTGTTAACAAAGTCTGCACCCATTGCTTGCTCTATGGAGCTCAAAACGGTCGTCGGATTATTGATGATCACATGGTGAAGTTGGTTATCCAGGGAGAATTGTTATAA
- a CDS encoding helix-turn-helix domain-containing protein, with protein MDYMAAREASEKWGVTQRRVQVLCAQGKIPGAVQFGNSWAIPKSAVKPKDGRYKKE; from the coding sequence ATGGACTATATGGCCGCGAGAGAAGCATCTGAAAAATGGGGTGTCACGCAGCGCAGAGTGCAAGTTTTATGCGCTCAAGGGAAGATACCCGGTGCTGTCCAGTTTGGCAACTCTTGGGCAATACCTAAAAGTGCTGTTAAGCCGAAGGATGGTAGATATAAGAAGGAGTAA